GAAGGGCCACGGCCGCGCCGGTCTTGGGATTGCGTCCCATGCGCGGCGGGCGGAAATGCAGCGAGAAGCTACCAAATCCGCGGATTTCGATGCGCTCGCCGCCAGACAGGGCCTGGCTCATCTGTTCGAGCAGATTTTTGACCGCAAGCTCAACATCGTTGAACGCCAGATGCTTTTGCCGGTCGGCCAGGGCCTCGATCAGCTCGGACTTGGTCATGGGTACTTCGGCTCCGCCGCATAGAGTTCCGTTACAGGACGGGAGCTTAGCGCAAAATTCGGTGTTTCGTTCACGGAACTTATGACGCGCCGCAAAAAAAGCGCCGGCGACCCGAAGGCCGCCGGCGCCGGCGTGACACTTACTTCTTCAGCTGTTCCTTGAGCAACGCGCCGAGCTTGGCGGTGCCGAGGGTGCTGGACTGGTACTCTTCGAGGACCGACTGCAGTTCTTCCTCGTCCTTCGCGCGGATCGAGAGCTGCAGCGTGCGGCCCTTGCGATCCATGCCGATGAACTTGGCTTCGACCTTGTCGCCCACCTTCAGGTGCAGGGTCGCGTCGTCGACGCGTTCCTTGGCGATGTCGTTCGCACGCAGGTAGCCCTCGACGCCGTCACCGAGGTCGATCGTCGCGCCACGCGCGTCGACTTCCTTCACGGTGCCGGTGACGATGCTGCCCTTCGGCGAGCTGGCCATGAACTGGCCGAACGGATCCTGCTCCAGCTGCTTGATACCGAGCGAGATGCGTTCACGCTCCGGATCAACCGCCAGAACCACGGCTTCGACTTCGTCGCCCTTCTTGAACTGGCGGACGAGGTCTTCGCCGGTGGCCTGCCAGGAGATGTCCGACAGGTGGACCAGGCCGTCGATGCCGCCGTCCAGGCCGACAAAGATGCCGAAGTCGGTGATCGACTTGATCTGACCCTTGACCTTGTCGTTCTTCTTGTGGATCGCCGCGAAGGTTTCCCACGGATTGGACTGGGTCTGCTTGATGCCGAGCGAGATACGGCGACGCTCTTCATCCACATCCAGGACCATGACCTGCACTTCGTCGCCCACCTGGACCAGCTTGCCCGGGTTGACGTTCTTGTTGGTCCAGTCCATTTCCGAAACGTGCACCAGGCCTTCCACGCCCGGCTCCAGCTCGACGAAGCAGCCGTAGTCGGTGACGTTGGAGACCTTGCCGAACAGGCGGGTGCCGGTCGGGTAGCGGCGGGCAATGTTGACCCACGGATCTTCGCCCATCTGCTTCAGGCCGAGCGAGACGCGGTTGCGCTCGCGGTCGAACTTCAGCACGCGGACGTCCAGTTCGTCGCCGACGTTGACGACTTCGGACGGGTGACGCACGCGCTTCCACGCCATGTCGGTGATGTGGAGCAGGCCGTCGATGCCGCCCAGGTCCACGAACGCGCCGTAGTCGGTGAGGTTCTTGACGACGCCCTTGATGACGGCGCCTTCCTGCAGACGCTCAAGCAGCTGTTCGCGCTCGGCGCTGAACTCGCTCTCGACGACGGCACGACGGGAAACGACGACGTTGTTGCGCTTGCGGTCGAGCTTGATGATCTTGAACTCGAGTTCCTTGCCCTCGAGGTAGACCGGATCGCGCACCGGGCGCACGTCGACCAGCGAGCCCGGCAGGAACGCGCGGACATCCTTGATGTCGACCGTGAAACCGCCCTTGACCTTGCCGCTGATGCGGCCGGTGACGGTGGCGTTGGCCTTCTGGGCTTCTTCGAGTTCGTCCCACACGAGCGAGCGCTTGGCTTTCTCGCGGGAGAGCATCGTCTCGCCGAATCCGTTCTCCAGCGAGTCGAGGGCAACCTTCACCTCGTCGCCGATGGCCACTTCGAGCTCGCCGCGTTCATTGCGGAATTGCTCGATGGGCACGATGCCCTCCGACTTCAGGCCCGCGTTGACGACGACGACGTCCGACTTGATGTCGACAACGACGCCGGTAACGATGGTGCCCGGCTTGAATTTGATCAGGGCTTCGCTCTGTTCAAACAGTTCGGCAAAACTTTCAGTCATGTTGGGTTCCAGAATGGAAAAAAGCCGTAGCGCGGTACCAGGATTCCCGGCCCCGCCCACTTCGGCTTGCCTGTTGGGGTGCAATCGCACCGTTGAATTCCCCGCTACGCGGGACCTTTCCCTTTTACACAAAGCAAAACGGCGGCACTCAGGCCGGATGGATCAGGCTCAGCACCTTGTCCACCACAGCGTTGACGGGCATGCCGGTCGAGTCGATCAGCACGGCATCGGGTGCCGGCTTCAGCGGTGCCACCGGACGCGCCGCATCGCGGGCGTCGCGCGCTTCGATCTCGCGTAAAAGGGACATAAGTGTAACGGCCAGTCCCTTGTCCTTCAACTGCTTATATCGGCGCCGGGCGCGCTCGTCGGCGCTGGCGGTCAGGAAGACCTTGGTCGCGGCATCCGGGAAGATCACCGTGCCCATGTCGCGGCCATCGGCGACCAGGCCGGGCGCGCGCCGGAAGCTGTGCTGCTTGTCCACCAGCGCCGCGCGCACCGAAGGAATCACCGCAATGGCGGACGCGACAGCACCGACGGTTTCGGTGCGCAATTCGTCGGTGGAGTCGTGGCTATTGACGTAAACCCTTGTTTCACCACCATCTTTTGGATCACGAAAGGTGATCTTGGTGGTTTCGGCGCAGCGCGTCATCGCGTCCGCGTCGGACAAATCCAGACCCGCCATGCTGGCCGCGTAGCCGACCGCCCGGTAGATGGCACCCGAATCGAGCAGGTGCCAGCCCAGCCGCTCGGCGACCAGCCGGGCGATGGTGCCCTTTCCGGAGCCGGAAGGCCCGTCAATCGTCAATACGGGAACCGGCTTGTGGGATGGGCTCATGAGCACGCTTTGGGGCAATTAAACCGCCAGATCTTAGCAGGTTGCGGTCGAGTACCGCAGCGTCCGCCTGCAAAAAAGCGTGCTCAACCGGCAACGGCCGCGGCCTCGCCGACCCGCATGCCGCAACGGGCTGCCAGTTCCAGGAATCCCGGGAACGAGGTCGCCACGTTGGCGCAATCGGCAATCGTGACCGGGCCGCCCGCCACCAGGCCAGCGACTGCAAGGCTCATCGCGCAGCGGTGATCGCCGGCACTGTCGGCGGAACCGGCGTGAAGACGCCCGCCCTCGATGATCGCGCCATCGTCGGTCTCGGTGAGGGCGCACCCCAGGGCGCGCAGTCCCCGCGCCATGACGGCGATACGGTCAGATTCCTTCACCCGCAGCTCCGCCGCCCCGGTCACGCGCGTGGTGCCGCGGGCAGCGGCCGCCGCCACGAACAGTGCCGGAAACTCGTCGATCATGTCGGGCACCAGCGCCACCGGCACGTCGATGCCCCGGAGCGGGCTGTAGCGTACGCGCAGGTCACCGACGGATTCGCCCCCCAGCGTGCGCGGGTTTTCCACCGAAATGGACGCCCCCATCAACCGCAGGGCTTCCAGCAGGCCCGTGCGGCGTGGATTGAGACCGACATCGGTCAGCAGGACGTCCGAGCCCGGCACGATGCTGGCCGCCACCAGGAAGAACGCGGCAGACGAGAAGTCGGCCGGGACCACGACGTCAGTCGCCTGGAGCCGGTGCCCGCCCGAAAGGCGGGCATGCCCTTCGGAAAAGGTGATCGGCCATCCGAAGGCCGCCAGCATGCGCTCGGTGTAGTCGCGCGTAGGATGCGGCTCGATCACCTGCGTTTCGCCGCTGGCGTACAGACCGGCCAGCAACACGGCGGATTTGACCTGCGCGCTGGCGACCGGCAAGGCGTATTCGATGCCCCTCAGGCGCTGCCCGCCGTGGATCCGCAGCGGCGGCAATCCGCCCTCTTCTGCCGAAATCCGAGCGCCCATGCGCGCCAGCGGTTC
This genomic stretch from Tahibacter amnicola harbors:
- a CDS encoding integration host factor subunit beta, encoding MTKSELIEALADRQKHLAFNDVELAVKNLLEQMSQALSGGERIEIRGFGSFSLHFRPPRMGRNPKTGAAVALPGKHVPHFKPGKELRERVNHAIGSASSS
- the rpsA gene encoding 30S ribosomal protein S1, with protein sequence MTESFAELFEQSEALIKFKPGTIVTGVVVDIKSDVVVVNAGLKSEGIVPIEQFRNERGELEVAIGDEVKVALDSLENGFGETMLSREKAKRSLVWDELEEAQKANATVTGRISGKVKGGFTVDIKDVRAFLPGSLVDVRPVRDPVYLEGKELEFKIIKLDRKRNNVVVSRRAVVESEFSAEREQLLERLQEGAVIKGVVKNLTDYGAFVDLGGIDGLLHITDMAWKRVRHPSEVVNVGDELDVRVLKFDRERNRVSLGLKQMGEDPWVNIARRYPTGTRLFGKVSNVTDYGCFVELEPGVEGLVHVSEMDWTNKNVNPGKLVQVGDEVQVMVLDVDEERRRISLGIKQTQSNPWETFAAIHKKNDKVKGQIKSITDFGIFVGLDGGIDGLVHLSDISWQATGEDLVRQFKKGDEVEAVVLAVDPERERISLGIKQLEQDPFGQFMASSPKGSIVTGTVKEVDARGATIDLGDGVEGYLRANDIAKERVDDATLHLKVGDKVEAKFIGMDRKGRTLQLSIRAKDEEELQSVLEEYQSSTLGTAKLGALLKEQLKK
- the cmk gene encoding (d)CMP kinase, which produces MSPSHKPVPVLTIDGPSGSGKGTIARLVAERLGWHLLDSGAIYRAVGYAASMAGLDLSDADAMTRCAETTKITFRDPKDGGETRVYVNSHDSTDELRTETVGAVASAIAVIPSVRAALVDKQHSFRRAPGLVADGRDMGTVIFPDAATKVFLTASADERARRRYKQLKDKGLAVTLMSLLREIEARDARDAARPVAPLKPAPDAVLIDSTGMPVNAVVDKVLSLIHPA
- the aroA gene encoding 3-phosphoshikimate 1-carboxyvinyltransferase, whose amino-acid sequence is MSGSSLTWTSEPAGPLQGAIRVPGDKSISHRAVMFAALADGVSHIRGFLEGEDTRATARAFSQMGVRIDRPSDSERIVHGVGLHGLSAPASAIDCGNAGTGMRLLAGLLSAQSFDSRLVGDESLSRRPMRRVIEPLARMGARISAEEGGLPPLRIHGGQRLRGIEYALPVASAQVKSAVLLAGLYASGETQVIEPHPTRDYTERMLAAFGWPITFSEGHARLSGGHRLQATDVVVPADFSSAAFFLVAASIVPGSDVLLTDVGLNPRRTGLLEALRLMGASISVENPRTLGGESVGDLRVRYSPLRGIDVPVALVPDMIDEFPALFVAAAAARGTTRVTGAAELRVKESDRIAVMARGLRALGCALTETDDGAIIEGGRLHAGSADSAGDHRCAMSLAVAGLVAGGPVTIADCANVATSFPGFLELAARCGMRVGEAAAVAG